The sequence CCGCCGCACCAGCGCTGGGCCCGGCGGGGAGCGCCGCGCCGGGCGGCAGGGTCAGCATCTGCCCGACCTTCAGCACCGTGCCCGTGGGCAGTGTGCTGGCGGTCAGCAGGGCCTCCACGGTCACGTTGAACCGGCGGGCCAGGGCGTACAGCGTGTCGCCCGGCTGCACCTGATAGGTCGTGGGTACCACGCGCAGGGTCAGCACCTGCCCCACTTTCAGGTCCGCGCTGCTCAGGTGATTCAGGGCCAGCAGGTCCGCGACGCTCAGGCCCGCGCGGCGCGCCAGGCTGAAGGCGGTATCGCCGGGCTGCACGGTGACAGAGGACGGCCCGTCCGCGGCGGCGGCTGGCCCTGAGCTGCTGGGTTCCGTGAAGACCGCCTGAGCGTGCGCGCCACCCACGAGGAGTGCGCCGAGCAGCAGAAAGGCGGGCAGGAACCGGGCTTCAGGCATGGGATCAGTCGCTTCACCGTGAGAGAGCAGTGAAGGAAGTGTGGGACTCCGCGCACCGTAACACGCCCCCTGCCACACTGCAAGAACACCCGCCGGGCCCCGGGGTCCCGCCAGTGGGAACGCCCACACGGACCGCGCCCCCTGCGGGCGTATGGTGGGCGGGTGATTGCCCGCTCCCGCGCGTGGGGCTCGCGCACCTTCAGCGCCCTGCGCCACCCCCATTACCACCGCTACTGGTTCTCGCAGCTGCTGTCCCTGGTCGGCTCCTGGATGCAGGCGACGGCGCAGCAGTACCTCGTGCTGGAACTCTCGGGCGGCAGCAGCGCCGCGCTGGGCTGGGTCACGGTCGCGCAGTTCATGCCCAGCCTGCTGCTCTCCCTGTTCGCCGGGGCGGTCATTGACCGCGTGCCGCGCCGCCGCGTGCTGCTCGCCACGCAGCTGACCCTGCTGGGCACCGCCACCGCACTGGCCGTCACCACGCACCTGGGCGTCGTGACCCTGCCGCTGGTCATGCTGATCGCGTTCGTCAGCGGCACCGCGAACGCCTTCGACATGCCTGCCCGGCAGAGCATGGTCGTGGATTTCGTCCCTAAGAGTGACGTGCCGAACGCCGTGGCCCTGAACAGCCTGTCCTTCAACGTCAGCCGTACCCTGGGGCAGGCGCTGTTCGGCGTGGTGGCCGCGCTGGGCGTCAGCCTGCTCGCGGGGGGCAACGCCGAGAACATCTCGCGGCTGGCGCTGCCCTTCTACCTGAACGTCGCGTCCTTTTTCGTGGTGCTGTACGTGATCGCCACGCTGCCCTTCCCCGAGCGGGATTTTGGTCCGCGCGGCAGCATGCTCGGCGACGTGAAAGAAGGCTTGCGGTACGTGCGCGCCACGCCCGCCGTGCGGAACGTCATGCTGCTCGTGGGCGCCCTGAGCCTCACTATCGTCAACTTCAACGTGATCATTCCCTACTACGCCCGGGTGGTCTTTGGCGCGCGCGAGGCGACCTTCGGCGCGCTGTCCGCCGCGTTCGGCATCGGCGCGATGGCTGGCGCACTCTGGCAGGCCAGCAAGCCCAATCCGCTGCGTAACCTGCGGGTCGGCGCGCTCATCCTGATCGTCAGCGCGGCCCTGCTGGCCCTCACGCCCGGCCCCACCCTGGCCTTCCCGGTCCTGGCCGCCTGCGGCTTCGGCATGCTCAGCCTGCTGGTCAGCGCCAACAGCACCGTTCAGCTCACCATTCCCGACCAGCTGCGCGGCCGGGTCATGAGCCTGTACTCCTTCGTGCTGGTCGGCATGGGCCCACCCGGCGCGCTGATCGCCAGTACCCTGATCAGCCGCGACTGGCTCCTGGGGCCCCGCATCGGCCTGATCACCCTGGCAGCCCTGGGCCTGATCGCCGTGCTGCTTCTCTGGACCCGCCTGCCCCGGACCCTGACCCGCCCCGCCGGGGACGACTGAGGGCCTGAACCCCACGTGCCCACACCGGACAGCCGCCGCGCGGGCTCACGCGGCCGTCCGCCGGACCGGAACCCTGAACGCGGTGTAAGCGCCAGGTCCGGCAGGAGGCTGGTATCCTGCCCGCATGGCTTCAGACCGCAATCCTGACCAATCGCACGCCCTCACCTGGGCGCTGATCGTGATTGCCCTGGGCGCGATCATCGGGATTGGCACCGCTGCCGCCCTGCTGGCCCGCAAGGACCGCCCGCTGCCCGACGATCCCGACGCGCCCCTGTTCATCTGAACGCGGCGCCACCCAGCACGCCCGTGGGGCACCACCTCAGTCCAGAGGGGTGCCCCACGCGGCTGAACGCGCTCAGAACGGCCAGATGCGCGGAATGATCAGCAGGGACACCACGAACGTCACCGCAGTCAGGCCCGCCCCCACCCGCACGAAGTCCAGGAAGGTGTAGCGCCCCGGGCCGTACACCAGCATGCACGACGGTTCCAGCGGCGTCACGAACGAGTTGCTGGCCGCGACCGTGATCCCGATGATGAACGGCCGCGGATCGTAGCCCAGCGCCTTGGCCGTGCCGATGGCCAGCGGCAGCATGACCAGCGCCGCTGCCTGGTTGCTCATGGGCTGGGTCAGCGCGACCGTCACGAGGAACAGCGCGCCCAGCAGCCCGTAGGGCCCCAGGGGTTCCAGCACGCCCGACAGCGCGCCCGTCAGGACCTTCGCCGCGCCGGTCGCCTCGAACGCCGTGCCGAAGGCCAGCATGCAGGCCACCAGCACGATCACCGGCCACTCGACCGCCCCGTACGCCTCCTCGGGGGTGATCAGGCGCAGCGCGAGACTCAGGGCCACGGCGACCACGACCGCCACGCCCAGCGGCACGACGCCCAGGCCGCCCAGCAGCACCGCGCCTGCGAACAGCAGCACGGCCAGCGGGGCGCGCTTCAGGTCGCTCTGGCGTTCGGTCAGGTCGCCCAGCACGACCAGATGGTCGCCCAGCGCGTCGATGCGCTCGGCGCCGCCCTGCACGAGCAGCACGTCACCCACCTGCACCCGCAGGCGGCCCAGCCGCTCGACCTGCCGCGCTCGGCGGTGCAGGGCCAGCACGGACGCCCCGTACCGCTCGCGGAAGCGCGCCTCGCGCAGCGTGCGGCCCAGCAGCGGCGAGCCGGGCATCACGACCACCTCGACCAGCCGCACGTCCCCGCCGGTCTGGAGTTTCTGCTCGCTCTTGCTGACGATGCCCAGCGTGTTCTTCCCGGCCAGGATGCGCTCGGTGGGCCCCTCGACGGTCAGGGTGTCGCCCTCCAGCAGGCGGAAGCTGGCGGGCGGGGCGTACACGGTGTCCTCGCCGCGGCGCACCGCCACGACGGTCAGGCCGTGATCGCGGCCCAGCCCGCTCTCGCGCAGCGTGACGCCCTCCAGCGTGCTGCCGGGCGCGACCGTCAGGTCGGCGAGGTACGCGCGCAGCGAGTCCTCCAGTTGCGCGTCCCGCGCGGGCAGCAGGCGCGGCGCGACGAAGAACAGGTACGCCAGCCCCACGATCGCCACCGGGACGCCCACCCAGGCCAGTTCGAAGAAGCCCAGCGGCTTCTGGCCCGTGGCGGGCAGCGCGCCGGACACCACGAGGTTCGTGCTCGTGCCGATCAGGGTGATCGTGCCGCCCAGGATGCTCGCAAAGGCCAGGGGCATCAGCGCGCGGCTGGCGGGAATGCCCGCGCGCCGCGCCATGCCCGCCACGACCGGCAGGAACACGGCGGTGGTGGCGGTGTTGCTCGTGAAAGCGCTGACGCCCGCCACGGTGCCCAGCAGCGCCCGCAGGGTACCCGTCGCGCTGCGCGAGCGGCGGGCCAGCGCCGCGCCGATCCACTCGATCACCCCGGCGCGCAGCAGCACCCGCGTCAGGATGAACAGCGACGCCAGCGTCAGTACCGTGTCACTGCCGAAGCCCGCGAAGGCTTCCTTGGGCTTCAGCAGTCCGAAGAGCAGCAGCGCCGAGAGCAGGCCCAGCGCCGTGACGTCCACCGGCAGCCACTCGGTGGCGAACAGGACGAGCGCGACGACGAACAGAATCAGGATCAGCGTGACGGGATCCACGTCAGCGCCCCCGCAGGCGGGACGGGCGGGGCGGACAGGGCAGAGGAGTCATTGGCCCCGATCATGCGGGCCACTGCGGGTGACCCGCGTGAAGGTCTCTTTAATCCGCCTTGGCCGCGCCCAGCGCCAGCCGCGTCAGCGCGCCCCGCAGGACCGCCACCGCGCGGTCGTACTCGGCCAGATCCAGCCGCTCCTCGGGCGTGTGATCCAGCGCGCTGTCGCCCGGGCCGTATGCCAGGGTCGGGACAGGCCAGTGGGCGGCGACCACGTTCATGTCGCTCGTGCCGGTCTTCACCTTGAACACTGGACTCCCGCCCTGCTCGCGGATCGCCACGCGGAAGGCCCGCGTCAGCGCGTTGTCTTTCGGGTGCCGTACCGCCGTCTCGTGCCCCACGAAGGTCAGCTCCACACCCGCCAGATCGGCCAGTGCCGCGCGGATCTCGGCTTCGGCCTGCGCTGGACTCACACTGACCGGGAGGCGCAGCCCGAACGTCCCCCACGCCCGCTGGTGCAGCCCGTCCGTGCCCGCCCCCAGGTCCTGAATGGTGGCCTGCACGCCACCGAACACGCCGCCCGGCTCCCCGGCCCCCGCCGCCCAGGCGCGCACGCGGAACCACGCCTCGGTCAGGTCGTCCCCGGCGCTGCTGCCGTCCCCGGCGGTATGGAAATTCTCCTTCACCGCCTGCGCCTTCACGACCAGCCGCCCCTTGTACCCCAGGGTCAGGCCCTCCCAGGCGCTCGGCTCGCCGATCAGGACCACGTCCGGCTGCACGGCGGTGCGGATGTGCCGCGCGCCCCGGCTGCTGGGCGCCTCCTCCTCGGTCGCGCCGATCACCACGAAGCGCGCCGCCGCCAGCGCCTCGTCGGGCAGGGTCGCCACGGCCGCCATGAACGCGCACAGCGGCCCCTTGGCGTCCACGCTGCCGCGCCCATGCAGCACGCCCGCGTCGTCCACGTGCACGGGAATCTCGCCCGGCACGGTGTCCATGTGGCCCAGCAGCGCCACCGTCAGCGGCCCCTGCCCCCGCTCGCCCACCGCGTTCCCGGCCTCGTCCACGCGGGCCTCGAAACCGCGCGCAGCCATCCAGTCCCGCAGGAACGCCGCGACCTCACCCTCCTGCCCGGACAGCGAGGGAATCCCGACCGCGCCAATCAGCAGATCCCGGGCGTCCTGCACGGCCTTCACTGCGGGATCAGTCAACGTCCATCACTCCGGAGCCCTCGCCCGCAGCGAGGGCCAGGCTGATCAGCAGCCGCGCGATATCCGCCAGACCCACCAGCGCGACCGTACCCACGCCGCCCGCCAACAGCGTCCACAGGCCCGCCAGCCGCTCGCCGCCCGTGAACTGGAAGATCGCC comes from Deinococcus radiotolerans and encodes:
- a CDS encoding SLC13 family permease; this encodes MDPVTLILILFVVALVLFATEWLPVDVTALGLLSALLLFGLLKPKEAFAGFGSDTVLTLASLFILTRVLLRAGVIEWIGAALARRSRSATGTLRALLGTVAGVSAFTSNTATTAVFLPVVAGMARRAGIPASRALMPLAFASILGGTITLIGTSTNLVVSGALPATGQKPLGFFELAWVGVPVAIVGLAYLFFVAPRLLPARDAQLEDSLRAYLADLTVAPGSTLEGVTLRESGLGRDHGLTVVAVRRGEDTVYAPPASFRLLEGDTLTVEGPTERILAGKNTLGIVSKSEQKLQTGGDVRLVEVVVMPGSPLLGRTLREARFRERYGASVLALHRRARQVERLGRLRVQVGDVLLVQGGAERIDALGDHLVVLGDLTERQSDLKRAPLAVLLFAGAVLLGGLGVVPLGVAVVVAVALSLALRLITPEEAYGAVEWPVIVLVACMLAFGTAFEATGAAKVLTGALSGVLEPLGPYGLLGALFLVTVALTQPMSNQAAALVMLPLAIGTAKALGYDPRPFIIGITVAASNSFVTPLEPSCMLVYGPGRYTFLDFVRVGAGLTAVTFVVSLLIIPRIWPF
- a CDS encoding [LysW]-lysine hydrolase, encoding MTDPAVKAVQDARDLLIGAVGIPSLSGQEGEVAAFLRDWMAARGFEARVDEAGNAVGERGQGPLTVALLGHMDTVPGEIPVHVDDAGVLHGRGSVDAKGPLCAFMAAVATLPDEALAAARFVVIGATEEEAPSSRGARHIRTAVQPDVVLIGEPSAWEGLTLGYKGRLVVKAQAVKENFHTAGDGSSAGDDLTEAWFRVRAWAAGAGEPGGVFGGVQATIQDLGAGTDGLHQRAWGTFGLRLPVSVSPAQAEAEIRAALADLAGVELTFVGHETAVRHPKDNALTRAFRVAIREQGGSPVFKVKTGTSDMNVVAAHWPVPTLAYGPGDSALDHTPEERLDLAEYDRAVAVLRGALTRLALGAAKAD
- a CDS encoding MFS transporter: MIARSRAWGSRTFSALRHPHYHRYWFSQLLSLVGSWMQATAQQYLVLELSGGSSAALGWVTVAQFMPSLLLSLFAGAVIDRVPRRRVLLATQLTLLGTATALAVTTHLGVVTLPLVMLIAFVSGTANAFDMPARQSMVVDFVPKSDVPNAVALNSLSFNVSRTLGQALFGVVAALGVSLLAGGNAENISRLALPFYLNVASFFVVLYVIATLPFPERDFGPRGSMLGDVKEGLRYVRATPAVRNVMLLVGALSLTIVNFNVIIPYYARVVFGAREATFGALSAAFGIGAMAGALWQASKPNPLRNLRVGALILIVSAALLALTPGPTLAFPVLAACGFGMLSLLVSANSTVQLTIPDQLRGRVMSLYSFVLVGMGPPGALIASTLISRDWLLGPRIGLITLAALGLIAVLLLWTRLPRTLTRPAGDD